In one window of Cupriavidus necator N-1 DNA:
- a CDS encoding porin, whose translation MTNYGRTLLAVLSAAPLMAAAQSVTIYGVVDTGVEYVNNIGARKSSVVRMPSLTGMVPSRWGMRGSEDLGGGLKSIFVLESGFAPDSGVSNQGGRLFGRQALVGLSGNWGQVAFGRQYTMLFWAMLDPDILGPNVYGSASLDSYIPNTRADNAISYKGTFGGLTLGATYSFGRDTVNAGPSPSGANCAGENAADPRACREWSALLQYSTGWWGVAAAYDSLRGGPGAFGGLTKSSFTDDRLSLNGYMILAKTKLGLGWLRRDNDSSPTPRSDLWYAGAAYDITPAFTLAGQVYYQRYHHSDNKAMLYALRGSYAFSKRTSVYATAGFIDNGGQLAASVSGGQTGSNPVPGGNQFGTMIGIKHVF comes from the coding sequence TTGACTAACTACGGGCGAACGTTACTTGCTGTTCTTTCGGCGGCCCCTCTGATGGCCGCCGCGCAATCGGTCACGATCTACGGTGTGGTCGATACCGGCGTGGAGTACGTGAACAATATCGGCGCACGCAAGAGTAGCGTGGTCCGCATGCCAAGCCTGACAGGGATGGTGCCGTCACGGTGGGGAATGCGGGGGAGCGAAGACCTCGGCGGGGGGCTGAAAAGCATATTTGTGCTGGAGTCCGGCTTCGCTCCGGATTCCGGCGTGTCCAACCAGGGTGGCCGCCTGTTTGGCCGGCAAGCGCTGGTAGGCCTGTCGGGCAACTGGGGTCAGGTTGCGTTCGGCCGGCAGTACACCATGCTGTTCTGGGCCATGCTCGATCCGGACATCCTTGGACCGAACGTCTACGGGTCCGCTTCGCTGGATAGCTATATCCCCAATACGCGCGCCGACAATGCCATCTCCTACAAGGGCACGTTTGGCGGGCTGACCTTGGGCGCGACTTATAGCTTCGGTCGCGACACGGTCAACGCCGGACCGAGTCCCTCCGGGGCCAATTGCGCTGGCGAGAACGCGGCCGATCCGCGGGCATGCCGGGAATGGTCTGCCCTGCTGCAGTACAGCACCGGCTGGTGGGGCGTTGCCGCGGCCTACGATTCGCTGCGCGGTGGTCCCGGCGCGTTTGGCGGCCTGACCAAAAGCAGCTTCACGGACGATCGCCTGTCGCTCAATGGCTACATGATTCTCGCGAAGACCAAGCTGGGCCTGGGCTGGCTGCGTCGCGACAACGATAGCAGCCCGACACCGCGTAGCGATCTGTGGTATGCCGGCGCTGCCTATGACATCACGCCGGCGTTCACACTCGCCGGCCAGGTCTATTACCAGCGATACCACCACAGCGACAACAAGGCCATGCTGTACGCATTGCGCGGCAGCTACGCTTTCTCCAAACGCACCTCGGTGTACGCCACTGCCGGCTTCATCGACAACGGCGGTCAGCTTGCCGCGTCGGTCAGCGGCGGGCAGACCGGCTCAAATCCCGTACCCGGCGGCAATCAGTTCGGCACCATGATCGGCATCAAGCACGTCTTCTAG
- the maiA gene encoding maleylacetoacetate isomerase, producing the protein MKLCSFRNSSASRRVRIATALKGASLDIVEIDLPAGEQFGHEYLSVNPQGLVPALITDDGLVVTQSLAILTWLDAKFPEPVLLGLTQACRVKILEFLSVVGCDVHPLQGLRLSRWLDEAGSPPEAFSVIARRAISDGLATCEQLVHGGTQRFCFSNEPSAADIWLIPQLNNARRFGVDITSYPRLVGIEQSCLALPAFRDA; encoded by the coding sequence ATGAAGCTATGCTCATTCCGAAACAGCTCGGCAAGCCGACGCGTGCGGATCGCGACTGCGCTGAAGGGCGCTAGTCTTGATATTGTAGAAATCGACCTACCTGCCGGTGAGCAGTTCGGTCATGAGTACCTTTCCGTTAATCCGCAAGGCTTGGTGCCGGCGTTGATCACGGATGACGGGCTTGTGGTTACGCAATCGCTTGCCATCCTGACTTGGTTGGATGCCAAATTTCCAGAGCCGGTATTGCTTGGCCTGACCCAGGCATGCCGCGTGAAAATTCTGGAGTTCCTTAGTGTCGTTGGCTGCGATGTTCATCCGCTTCAGGGGCTAAGGCTTTCGCGATGGCTTGACGAAGCCGGATCGCCGCCGGAAGCCTTTTCGGTCATTGCCAGACGCGCTATATCCGATGGATTGGCGACTTGCGAGCAACTCGTGCATGGCGGAACCCAAAGGTTTTGCTTCTCCAATGAACCTTCGGCTGCAGATATCTGGCTGATTCCGCAGCTGAATAATGCAAGGCGGTTCGGAGTTGACATTACCTCCTACCCGAGGCTAGTCGGCATCGAACAGAGTTGCCTTGCATTGCCTGCGTTTCGCGACGCTTGA
- a CDS encoding dioxygenase family protein, producing MSELDIHQLLDLVNTRQVETGDARVRAITARIVSDLFHTIDEFDVKPDEFWAATKWLTRLGKADMVGLITAGLGFDRLLDIREDEADRAAQRALGTPRAIEGPLYIAGAPLHQHEVKLDEGNEGKGQPLVMEGRVLDVQGNPVPNAVVDVWHCNELGRYSHFDPDQPDYNLRRRIQADGEGAYRFRSFLPPGYAIPPNSPVSELFALLGRHGNRPAHIHFLVSGGAKRALTTQINIPGDTFLDDDFAFATRDGLVVELETVQSAAGYESLGLQAPFTRVRFDFRLQDVLNEDEATPASRYARAA from the coding sequence ATGTCCGAACTCGATATTCATCAACTGCTCGACCTGGTGAACACCCGTCAGGTGGAAACCGGCGACGCACGCGTGCGCGCCATTACCGCGCGTATTGTCAGCGACCTGTTCCACACCATCGACGAATTCGACGTCAAGCCGGACGAATTCTGGGCCGCAACGAAGTGGCTGACCCGGCTGGGCAAGGCCGACATGGTCGGCCTCATTACCGCCGGCCTGGGCTTCGACCGGCTGCTCGATATTCGCGAGGACGAGGCTGACCGCGCGGCCCAGCGCGCGCTGGGCACGCCGCGCGCGATCGAAGGCCCGCTCTATATTGCCGGCGCGCCGCTGCACCAGCACGAGGTGAAGCTCGATGAAGGCAACGAAGGCAAGGGCCAACCACTGGTGATGGAAGGCCGCGTCCTCGACGTGCAGGGCAATCCTGTCCCGAACGCGGTGGTCGATGTCTGGCATTGCAACGAACTGGGCCGCTATTCCCATTTCGACCCGGATCAGCCGGACTATAACCTGCGCCGACGCATCCAGGCCGACGGCGAGGGCGCCTACCGTTTCCGCAGCTTCCTCCCGCCGGGATACGCCATTCCGCCGAACAGCCCGGTCTCCGAACTCTTTGCACTGCTTGGCCGCCACGGGAACCGCCCGGCCCATATCCATTTCCTCGTCTCGGGCGGCGCAAAGCGTGCCCTGACCACGCAGATCAATATTCCGGGCGACACTTTCCTGGACGACGATTTTGCGTTCGCCACCCGCGACGGGCTGGTCGTTGAGCTGGAAACGGTGCAGAGCGCGGCAGGCTATGAATCCCTCGGTTTGCAGGCGCCATTCACCCGCGTTCGCTTCGATTTCCGCTTGCAGGACGTGCTCAACGAGGACGAAGCCACCCCCGCCAGCCGCTACGCCAGGGCCGCGTGA
- a CDS encoding asparaginase → MNAVADTIAMSAGNTAQPRIAVIGTGGTFAMHARHRFDWVEYGESGVVHPIEKLLDDLGSLGDVADAVELVPVPFRALGSTGITQADWLALARLIEDSARRDPGLAGFVITHGTATLEETAWFLDLALTLDQPIVITGAQRPANTAGSDVPANLRAALAVAQSGAARGAGVLVVMDGHIFAARDVTKAASFDLNAFEAPPFGPLGRVEASGAVTMRRLPVRRRGMPAPSLANLEALPRVDIVMSYAGADRTAIDALVAAGCAGLVSAGLPPGRPANAEAQGLADAVRAGTTVVQSTRASRGMVPPQAFLRAAGVLAGGDLSPQKLRILLMLALTQTRDPGLLQQWLLEN, encoded by the coding sequence ATGAACGCTGTCGCTGACACGATTGCCATGTCCGCAGGCAACACCGCCCAGCCTCGCATCGCCGTGATCGGCACCGGCGGTACCTTTGCCATGCACGCCCGGCACCGCTTCGACTGGGTGGAATACGGCGAGAGTGGCGTGGTCCATCCCATTGAGAAGTTGCTGGATGATCTCGGCAGCCTTGGAGATGTGGCAGATGCGGTCGAACTGGTGCCGGTACCGTTCCGCGCCCTGGGCAGTACCGGCATCACGCAGGCGGACTGGCTGGCGCTGGCGCGCCTGATCGAGGACTCCGCGCGGCGCGATCCGGGCCTGGCCGGCTTTGTGATCACGCACGGCACCGCTACGCTGGAAGAGACCGCATGGTTCCTCGACCTGGCGCTCACGCTCGACCAGCCCATCGTGATCACGGGGGCGCAGCGTCCGGCGAATACCGCTGGCAGCGATGTGCCGGCCAACCTGCGGGCGGCGCTCGCGGTGGCGCAGTCCGGCGCGGCCCGCGGCGCCGGCGTGCTGGTCGTGATGGACGGGCATATCTTCGCCGCCCGGGACGTTACCAAGGCCGCCAGCTTCGATCTCAATGCCTTCGAGGCGCCGCCGTTCGGCCCGCTCGGCCGCGTCGAGGCCAGCGGCGCGGTGACCATGCGGCGGCTGCCGGTGCGGCGCCGGGGCATGCCCGCGCCCAGCCTCGCGAACCTTGAAGCATTGCCGCGCGTGGACATCGTCATGTCGTACGCCGGCGCCGACCGCACCGCGATCGATGCGCTGGTGGCTGCCGGCTGCGCGGGCCTTGTCAGCGCGGGACTGCCGCCTGGCCGGCCGGCGAATGCCGAGGCGCAGGGCCTGGCCGACGCCGTGCGCGCCGGTACCACCGTGGTCCAGTCCACCCGCGCGTCGCGCGGCATGGTGCCGCCGCAGGCGTTCCTGCGCGCCGCCGGCGTGCTGGCGGGTGGCGACCTGTCGCCGCAGAAGCTGCGCATCTTGCTGATGCTGGCGCTGACGCAGACCCGCGATCCTGGGTTGCTGCAGCAGTGGCTGCTTGAGAACTGA